The following are from one region of the Halogeometricum sp. S3BR5-2 genome:
- a CDS encoding VIT1/CCC1 transporter family protein, producing MASIGAELRRLLGRGDVLSIARRYFVSNGFDGTLTCIGVVVGAVLSGVPDGLTVVKIGAGAAVGLCTSAVWSVWEIERAETRADIRRIERAMLTDLDDTRVERERRGARLLHAVASGLGPLIGVLVPLSPFVLEGSLLAMREAALVSIALGVGVLCAFGAYMGSISGQRWYVAAARMGLAGLVVAGINYFLP from the coding sequence TGCTGTCCATCGCGCGCCGCTACTTCGTCTCGAACGGCTTCGACGGCACGCTCACCTGTATCGGCGTCGTCGTCGGCGCCGTCCTCTCGGGCGTCCCCGACGGTCTCACCGTCGTCAAGATAGGCGCCGGGGCGGCCGTGGGGCTCTGTACGTCCGCGGTCTGGAGCGTCTGGGAGATAGAGCGGGCCGAGACGAGGGCGGACATCAGGCGCATCGAGCGCGCGATGCTCACCGACCTCGACGACACCCGCGTCGAACGGGAGCGACGCGGCGCCCGCCTCCTCCACGCCGTCGCCTCGGGGCTCGGCCCCCTCATCGGCGTCCTCGTTCCGCTGAGCCCGTTCGTCCTCGAAGGCTCGCTCCTCGCCATGCGGGAGGCTGCGCTCGTCTCCATCGCCCTCGGCGTCGGCGTCCTCTGCGCGTTCGGCGCGTACATGGGCTCTATCTCCGGGCAGCGCTGGTACGTCGCCGCCGCCCGGATGGGCCTCGCCGGCCTCGTCGTCGCCGGCATCAACTACTTCCTGCCGTGA